One genomic window of Solea solea chromosome 12, fSolSol10.1, whole genome shotgun sequence includes the following:
- the tcp11l1 gene encoding T-complex protein 11-like protein 1, which translates to MSKEADHHEGGGDEESKEERDQDGSEETMMRRVRANTPQASPPKFVSVEELLETAKNVTNMALAHEIIVNQGFQIKPAELSEGSLEHRVKEIMHKAFWDCLDAQLKEDPPSYEHAIKLLAEIKETLLSFLRPGHGRLRCRIEEVLDLPLIQQQAENRALDIGQLSQFIVGMMGSLCAPSRDRDINKLKEITDIVPLFKAIFSLLDLMKMDMANFTLKSIRPHLMQQSVEYERSKFQGFVEKQPNALDYTEKWLEDTVKHLRESGQDGLSAASSNPPSLLLHNVHNHAYLRLLKWDQASDPFPETMLMDKARFQEMQQEVDRLVLLSSVLLIVYTTAGEAISGLPGLMDTLKNTVNVMLTDMHAPSFNAQEALATIGEKLCVELSQCLSQHGYSPFSPDRKDILKGQISATVQSDNTVRRLMDSRVQTYLLSFLESSQPKTPPALPGGLAPISRELKELADLFTGLVNYNKLVYSQFYQKILQNILTAGGMSSTET; encoded by the exons ATGTCAAAGGAGGCAGATCACCATGAGGGCGGAGGAGACGAGGAGTCAAAGGAGGAAAGGGACCAGGATGGTTCTGAGGAGACGATGATGAGAAGAGTCCGGGCAAATACTCCACAAG CCAGTCCTCCCAAGTTCGTCTCTGTGGAGGAGCTCCTGGAAACCGCCAAGAACGTCACCAACATGGCTTTGGCTCATGAAATAATAGTCAACCAGGgttttcaaatcaaacctgCAGAACTTTCTGAAGGAAG TTTGGAGCACAGAGTGAAAGAGATCATGCACAAAGCATTCTGGGACTGTTTGGATGCACAGTTGAAGGAGGATCCACCGTCATACGAACATGCTATCAAACTTCTCGCTGAGATCAAGGAG ACTCTGCTGTCTTTCTTGCGCCCGGGCCACGGCCGCCTGCGCTGCCGCATCGAAGAGGTCCTGGACCTGCCTCTAATCCAGCAGCAGGCTGAGAACAGAGCTCTTGACATTGGTCAACTTTCCCAGTTCATTGTTGGGATGATGGGCTCGCTGTGCGCCCCCAGCAGAGACAGGGACATCAACAAGCTAAAAGAGATCACAGATATTGTGCCGCTGTTCAA AGCAATATTCTCACTTCTAGACCTGATGAAGATGGACATGGCTAACTTTACCCTGAAGAGCATCAGGCCTCATTTGATGCAACAGTCTGTTGAGTATGAGAGGAGCAAATTCCAGGggtttgtggaaaaacaacCAA ATGCATTAGACTACACTGAGAAGTGGCTCGAGGACACAGTGAAACACCTGAGAGAGTCTGGCCAGGATGGTTTGAGTGCTGCCTCATCTaaccctccatctctcctccttCATAATGTCCATAATCATGCCTATCTACGCCTGCTGAAGTGGGACCAAGCCTCAGACCCGTTCCCAGAG ACAATGCTGATGGATAAAGCTCGGTTCCAGGAGATGCAACAGGAGGTCGATCGGTTAGTCCTGCTCTCCTCTGTGCTTCTCATAGTCTACACTACAGCTGGGGAGGCCATCTCAGGCCTGCCCGGGTTGATGGACACACTGAAGAACACCGTCAACGTCATGCTTACCGATATGCATGCACC GTCTTTCAATGCGCAGGAGGCCTTGGCCACCATTGGAGAGAAGCTGTGTGTTGAACTAAGTCAGTGCCTCAGCCAACATGGCTACTCCCCATTCTCCCCTGACAGAAAGGACATTCTGAAGGGTCAGATCTCCGCCACCGTCCAGTCAGACAACACAGTCCGCAGGCTGATGG ACTCTCGGGTTCAGACGTACCTCCTGTCTTTCCTGGAATCCAGTCAACCTAAGACCCCTCCTGCTCTCCCGGGAGGTTTGGCTCCGATCAGCAGAGAGCTGAAGGAGCTCGCCGATCTCTTCACCGGCCTCGTTAACTACAACAAGCTCGTCTACTCCCAATTCTACCAAAAAATTCTCCAGAACATACTGACAGCAGGGGGGATGTCCAGCACAGAGACGTAA
- the LOC131470222 gene encoding DEP domain-containing protein 7-like isoform X1, whose translation MASIKERAAALNLAEKLCVRPHGCGVVGKPAGAQSSSLWSGLISHLRSSVTVKRRRVHLKSHSDCFLGSEAVDVVTQHINNVKGFEGASVSRDKVVCVCQSLLDSKVFDAVGTNVFGRDKKQNVFQDSKSALYRFVSMRVPSVDELERGLLVNGIQKLFCSDRSEKRDEQTCPTRSHVPVTSPVKVTQTFLSVPVPVPASLSLETVVDGRSVSPSRGLTHPALPQSLVDEVWHEQTLLRLLNLVELPILEGLLQCTQSLLSPPHLLAHNNPDLIYSSNHLDRQILKAFRDTQEDEWLCAALDCLDFLSDQPVVELSRELPHCFPQEPQSCDAAGTAAKQAGHNSDELRLSPSGLVQCKVLLYRALIKHYSQTDKPPLLPQHMTDIYSAITDLLVKAKLDMALEALQLCLKLLPPSCRDELRRLLTFMSLAADPHGIKLDKDMENRLAVNKSFSRAIVLSKALSKEKEDLLVIFMLSNIKEIFKIPGALHKGVSDKLAGLVHGIQPDVTSPMSCRQVSSRTFTDSTEETTRQELWTLLNFIHVNTKTSAKERKRLLGQFYQAHPEIFNQFFGDSAASVL comes from the exons ATGGCTTCGATAAAGGAAAGAGCTGCAGCTTTGAACCTGGCAGAGAAACTGTGTGTGAGGCCTCAtg GTTGCGGCGTAGTCGGTAAACCAGCAGGAGCGCAGTCCTCCTCGTTGTGGAGCGGCCTCATCTCACACCTCAGGTCGTCTGTGACGGTGAAGCGTCGTCGCGTTCACCTCAAGTCCCACAGTGACTGTTTCCTGGGCTCAGAGGCTGTGGATGTAGTGACGCAGCATATTAACAACGTCAAGGGctttgagg GTGCCAGCGTGTCCCGGGAcaaagtggtgtgtgtgtgccagtctCTGTTGGACTCAAAGGTGTTTGACGCAGTGGGAACCAACGTGTTTGGCAGAGACAAGAAGCAGAACGTCTTTCAGGACAGCAAGAGTGCCCTGTACAG GTTTGTAAGTATGCGTGTGCCCTCTGTCGATGAGCTGGAGAGAGGTTTGCTCGTGAACGGGATCCAAAAACTCTTCTGCAGTGATCGCTCTGAGAA aCGGGATGAGCAGACGTGTCCCACCAGGTCACATGTTCCCGTGACGAGTCCTGTCAAAGTCACTCAGACGTTCCTGTcagtccctgtccctgtccctgccAGCCTGTCACTGGAGACAGTGGTGGACGGTCGGAGTGTTAGTCCCAGCAGAGGTCTGACTCACCCTGCGTTACCACAGTCAT TGGTGGATGAGGTGTGGCATGAGCAGACCCTGCTCCGGCTGCTAAACCTGGTTGAGCTCCCGATCCTCGAAGGGCTGCTCCAGTGCACCCAGAGCCTGTTGTCTCCACCTCACCTGCTGGCTCACAATAATCCAGACCTGATCTACAGCAGCAACCACCTGGACAGACAGATCCTCAAGGCCTTCAGAGACACTCA GGAGGACGAGTGGCTGTGTGCAGCTCTGGACTGCCTCGACTTCCTCTCTGACCAGCCTGTGGTGGAGCTGAGCAGGGAGCTCCCTCACTGTTTCCCTCAGGAGCCACAGAGCTGTGACGCAGCTGGCACGGCTGCCAAACAAGCAG GTCACAACAGTGATGAGCTCCGTCTTTCTCCGAGTGGTTTGGTCCAGTGTAAAGTGCTGCTCTACAGAGCCCTGATCAAACACTACAGCCAGACGGATAAACCTCCACTGCTGCCACAGCACATGACTGACATCTACTCAGCCATCACTGACCTGCTGG tGAAGGCCAAGTTAGACATGGCTCTTGAGGCTCTGCAGCTGTGCTTGAAGTTGCTGCCACCTAGCTGCAGAGACGAGCTGCGCAGGCTGCTGACTTTCATGAGTCTGGCAGCTGATCCACATGGGATCAAACTGGACAAGGAT ATGGAAAACAGATTAGCAGTGAACAAGTCTTTCTCCAGAGCGATCGTCCTCAGCAAAGCTCTTTCCAAGGAGAAAGAAGACCTGCTCGTGATCTTCATGCTCAGCAACATAAAGGAAATCTTTAAG ATTCCAGGGGCTCTGCACAAAGGAGTGAGTGACAAGCTGGCCGGCCTTGTGCACGGGATACAGCCTGATGTGACTA GCCCCATGTCATGTCGGCAGGTTTCCAGCAGGACTTTCACTGACTCTACAGAGGAGACCACCAGACAGGAACTGTGGACTCTGCTGAACTTCATCCACGTGAACACAAAGACCTCAGCCAAGGAGAGGAAACGTCTGCTCGGACAGTTTTATCAAGCCCACCCAGAGATATTTAACCAGTTCTTTGGTGACTCTGCTGCTAGTGTGCTGTAG
- the LOC131470222 gene encoding DEP domain-containing protein 7-like isoform X2, whose translation MASIKERAAALNLAEKLCVRPHGCGVVGKPAGAQSSSLWSGLISHLRSSVTVKRRRVHLKSHSDCFLGSEAVDVVTQHINNVKGFEGASVSRDKVVCVCQSLLDSKVFDAVGTNVFGRDKKQNVFQDSKSALYRFVSMRVPSVDELERGLLVNGIQKLFCSDRSEKRDEQTCPTRSHVPVTSPVKVTQTFLSVPVPVPASLSLETVVDGRSVSPSRGLTHPALPQSLVDEVWHEQTLLRLLNLVELPILEGLLQCTQSLLSPPHLLAHNNPDLIYSSNHLDRQILKAFRDTQEDEWLCAALDCLDFLSDQPVVELSRELPHCFPQEPQSCDAAGTAAKQAGHNSDELRLSPSGLVQCKVLLYRALIKHYSQTDKPPLLPQHMTDIYSAITDLLVKAKLDMALEALQLCLKLLPPSCRDELRRLLTFMSLAADPHGIKLDKDMENRLAVNKSFSRAIVLSKALSKEKEDLLVIFMLSNIKEIFKIPGALHKGAPCHVGRFPAGLSLTLQRRPPDRNCGLC comes from the exons ATGGCTTCGATAAAGGAAAGAGCTGCAGCTTTGAACCTGGCAGAGAAACTGTGTGTGAGGCCTCAtg GTTGCGGCGTAGTCGGTAAACCAGCAGGAGCGCAGTCCTCCTCGTTGTGGAGCGGCCTCATCTCACACCTCAGGTCGTCTGTGACGGTGAAGCGTCGTCGCGTTCACCTCAAGTCCCACAGTGACTGTTTCCTGGGCTCAGAGGCTGTGGATGTAGTGACGCAGCATATTAACAACGTCAAGGGctttgagg GTGCCAGCGTGTCCCGGGAcaaagtggtgtgtgtgtgccagtctCTGTTGGACTCAAAGGTGTTTGACGCAGTGGGAACCAACGTGTTTGGCAGAGACAAGAAGCAGAACGTCTTTCAGGACAGCAAGAGTGCCCTGTACAG GTTTGTAAGTATGCGTGTGCCCTCTGTCGATGAGCTGGAGAGAGGTTTGCTCGTGAACGGGATCCAAAAACTCTTCTGCAGTGATCGCTCTGAGAA aCGGGATGAGCAGACGTGTCCCACCAGGTCACATGTTCCCGTGACGAGTCCTGTCAAAGTCACTCAGACGTTCCTGTcagtccctgtccctgtccctgccAGCCTGTCACTGGAGACAGTGGTGGACGGTCGGAGTGTTAGTCCCAGCAGAGGTCTGACTCACCCTGCGTTACCACAGTCAT TGGTGGATGAGGTGTGGCATGAGCAGACCCTGCTCCGGCTGCTAAACCTGGTTGAGCTCCCGATCCTCGAAGGGCTGCTCCAGTGCACCCAGAGCCTGTTGTCTCCACCTCACCTGCTGGCTCACAATAATCCAGACCTGATCTACAGCAGCAACCACCTGGACAGACAGATCCTCAAGGCCTTCAGAGACACTCA GGAGGACGAGTGGCTGTGTGCAGCTCTGGACTGCCTCGACTTCCTCTCTGACCAGCCTGTGGTGGAGCTGAGCAGGGAGCTCCCTCACTGTTTCCCTCAGGAGCCACAGAGCTGTGACGCAGCTGGCACGGCTGCCAAACAAGCAG GTCACAACAGTGATGAGCTCCGTCTTTCTCCGAGTGGTTTGGTCCAGTGTAAAGTGCTGCTCTACAGAGCCCTGATCAAACACTACAGCCAGACGGATAAACCTCCACTGCTGCCACAGCACATGACTGACATCTACTCAGCCATCACTGACCTGCTGG tGAAGGCCAAGTTAGACATGGCTCTTGAGGCTCTGCAGCTGTGCTTGAAGTTGCTGCCACCTAGCTGCAGAGACGAGCTGCGCAGGCTGCTGACTTTCATGAGTCTGGCAGCTGATCCACATGGGATCAAACTGGACAAGGAT ATGGAAAACAGATTAGCAGTGAACAAGTCTTTCTCCAGAGCGATCGTCCTCAGCAAAGCTCTTTCCAAGGAGAAAGAAGACCTGCTCGTGATCTTCATGCTCAGCAACATAAAGGAAATCTTTAAG ATTCCAGGGGCTCTGCACAAAGGA GCCCCATGTCATGTCGGCAGGTTTCCAGCAGGACTTTCACTGACTCTACAGAGGAGACCACCAGACAGGAACTGTGGACTCTGCTGA